From a single Paenibacillus sp. FSL R5-0345 genomic region:
- a CDS encoding TIGR02679 domain-containing protein, whose translation MPTIAEATQYFKEERGFDRLFPLILKRYKGLQALSGTVKLKDIEPNEVNAIERFLAKPLKIVNGVATISVEKIVEEYSKTLYGNIPFLDLLESYFGKPILTNKKEREIRSSVKFSFFENSYLPYKSALGNIIYDRIQSRSLGSAQVHLLYERDKLLLGSILPSVFIAISKLPLDEPIRLPLFASEINGNPHFLDLDTEAGRIFISFLQILLENDDVKSYESQPRAEEMTEILNFFGIWRDDVLNQVSCFGIRGYKSDDSSFLMLDAATEEKTFINLPLRDVLRLKRVETYQNTVFIVENSSLFSSLVECFIQEDNFPSILCTHGQLSLASLKMLDKLSQTADVIYYSGDHDVDGLIIAENVSRRLGHKLVLWRFDAESYTSSLSDVPLRNESRLQFITNEHLLPLKHLLQERNCAAYQERLFPEYIKDIKNALNV comes from the coding sequence ATGCCAACTATTGCAGAAGCCACACAATATTTCAAGGAGGAAAGAGGATTTGACCGCCTCTTTCCCCTTATATTGAAGCGATACAAAGGTCTTCAAGCGTTAAGCGGAACCGTGAAGTTGAAAGATATAGAGCCAAATGAAGTTAACGCCATTGAACGCTTTTTAGCCAAACCGCTTAAAATAGTTAATGGCGTAGCTACTATTTCTGTTGAAAAAATTGTTGAGGAATACAGCAAAACGCTGTACGGGAACATCCCTTTCCTTGACCTATTAGAATCTTATTTTGGCAAACCGATTTTAACTAACAAAAAGGAAAGAGAAATACGTAGCTCCGTTAAGTTTTCTTTTTTTGAAAACAGCTACCTGCCTTACAAGAGTGCTTTGGGCAATATTATTTACGACCGAATTCAATCAAGGTCTCTCGGAAGCGCTCAGGTGCATTTGTTATATGAGCGAGATAAATTGTTATTAGGTTCCATTTTGCCTTCTGTGTTTATTGCTATTTCCAAACTTCCTTTGGATGAACCGATCAGACTTCCGCTGTTCGCGTCTGAAATCAATGGAAATCCTCACTTTCTGGATCTCGATACAGAAGCGGGACGTATTTTTATTTCTTTTCTTCAAATTTTACTGGAAAATGATGATGTTAAAAGTTACGAATCGCAACCTAGAGCCGAAGAAATGACTGAGATATTAAATTTTTTTGGTATTTGGAGAGACGATGTTCTTAACCAAGTGTCGTGTTTCGGAATTCGTGGATATAAGAGTGATGACTCTTCATTTCTTATGCTGGATGCCGCTACTGAGGAAAAAACATTTATCAACTTACCCCTTCGCGATGTGCTTCGTTTAAAGCGAGTTGAAACTTATCAAAATACCGTTTTTATTGTAGAAAATTCCTCTTTGTTTTCTAGTCTTGTTGAATGTTTTATTCAAGAAGATAACTTTCCAAGTATCTTATGCACGCATGGTCAATTGAGTTTGGCTTCGCTTAAGATGCTCGATAAATTGTCTCAAACCGCTGATGTAATTTATTATTCCGGGGACCACGATGTGGACGGTCTTATTATTGCCGAGAACGTCAGTCGCAGGCTTGGACATAAATTAGTATTGTGGCGTTTTGATGCTGAGAGTTATACGAGTAGCCTTTCGGATGTGCCGCTAAGAAACGAATCTCGATTGCAATTTATAACCAATGAGCATTTACTGCCCTTAAAGCACCTTTTGCAAGAACGAAACTGCGCAGCGTATCAAGAGCGTTTGTTCCCTGAATACATTAAAGACATTAAAAACGCACTGAATGTTTAA
- a CDS encoding restriction endonuclease, with amino-acid sequence MTMLFSILFIAMAFLLYLYFDQKKLLESYRMNALDTFSSHEDMKETIRIGLFNRFKRDLEQDKEEDPLLFEYFVADIMKSVRGGTTLVTRSSGDFGIDILEHTDEGLYLGQVKCYNDFNPVGFDPIAIIHSQMIKQDAVGGYVVTTGKFTHNAYTYAEGLGIELINGNQLVELWLKHLETKSESITGLSPVSQI; translated from the coding sequence ATGACAATGTTATTTAGCATATTATTCATAGCAATGGCTTTTTTATTATATTTGTATTTCGATCAGAAGAAGTTGCTGGAGAGCTACCGAATGAATGCACTCGATACGTTCTCATCTCATGAAGATATGAAGGAAACGATTCGTATTGGTCTGTTTAATCGCTTTAAACGGGATTTGGAGCAGGATAAAGAGGAAGATCCTTTACTATTCGAGTATTTTGTAGCTGATATCATGAAGTCTGTGCGCGGTGGCACTACATTAGTTACAAGAAGCTCAGGTGATTTTGGGATTGACATTCTAGAACACACTGATGAGGGGCTATACCTGGGACAAGTAAAGTGCTACAACGATTTTAATCCGGTTGGTTTTGATCCCATCGCAATTATTCATTCACAGATGATTAAGCAGGATGCCGTGGGTGGATATGTGGTGACAACGGGTAAGTTTACACATAATGCATATACCTATGCAGAAGGATTAGGCATTGAACTCATTAATGGCAATCAGTTAGTGGAACTGTGGCTGAAGCATCTGGAAACAAAAAGCGAAAGTATTACTGGATTGAGTCCTGTTTCACAAATTTAA
- a CDS encoding TIGR02678 family protein, whose translation MKKLTDEYLECIQRLLDDFWVLRFENEELFFYIRQYEHELRTYFRDTFRFKLVVGSDFAKLEKFQLTPQPDMGIEDFKENKDYVFYFCLLAFLEGKTTQQFTISDVCEAIVAYFPERIGSDGLPETTLISWKEAEGYYNRLSVIRVLKEAERRHLIIVVDRELDGFRNSDSNDALLKSTGLGKYFIRNFGFDITKANTLDDIISMQTEQEKGLGIETKHKMYRRLFLEPVMYKDEAQGMEFDYLRTYGHHIGDHADKFYDMNFELYLNTAMLTRRSSRRNEFTFPADNAESNLVVQFASEVRSLYIDESIISTANGNISLSVAHIEDIVRTLIEQKSSKWTATLKSQSVHELITTITKFLYKWNLARPLDDGGLMLYDATVRFDEKITS comes from the coding sequence ATGAAGAAACTTACGGATGAATACTTGGAATGTATTCAGCGGCTGTTGGATGATTTTTGGGTTCTGCGTTTCGAAAACGAAGAGCTCTTTTTTTACATCAGACAATACGAACATGAGCTTCGAACCTACTTTAGAGATACATTCCGGTTTAAGCTCGTTGTAGGAAGCGACTTTGCGAAGCTAGAGAAATTTCAGCTTACGCCGCAACCGGATATGGGCATCGAAGATTTTAAAGAAAACAAAGACTATGTTTTCTATTTCTGCTTGCTCGCTTTCTTAGAAGGGAAAACGACACAGCAATTTACAATATCGGATGTTTGCGAAGCAATCGTTGCGTATTTTCCGGAACGAATCGGCTCAGACGGACTCCCTGAAACGACCCTCATCAGTTGGAAAGAAGCAGAAGGGTACTACAATCGTTTATCGGTAATCCGCGTTTTGAAAGAGGCGGAACGCAGACATCTAATTATTGTGGTCGACAGAGAACTGGACGGATTTCGAAATTCAGATTCCAACGACGCCCTTTTGAAGAGCACGGGGCTTGGTAAATATTTTATTCGTAATTTCGGCTTCGATATTACAAAGGCAAATACACTAGACGATATCATTTCGATGCAAACGGAGCAAGAGAAAGGACTTGGTATCGAAACCAAACACAAAATGTATCGGCGACTGTTTTTGGAGCCGGTAATGTATAAAGATGAAGCTCAAGGGATGGAGTTTGATTACTTGCGCACCTACGGTCACCATATTGGAGACCACGCGGATAAATTCTATGATATGAATTTTGAACTATATCTCAACACTGCAATGCTCACACGAAGAAGCAGTCGGCGAAACGAATTTACTTTTCCAGCCGACAATGCGGAATCCAACTTGGTCGTTCAATTTGCTAGCGAAGTTCGCAGCCTTTATATTGATGAATCTATTATTTCTACGGCAAATGGAAACATTTCACTATCTGTCGCGCACATAGAAGACATCGTTCGTACACTTATCGAACAAAAAAGCAGTAAATGGACAGCCACATTAAAATCCCAAAGCGTTCATGAATTAATTACGACCATTACGAAATTTCTGTATAAATGGAATTTGGCTCGCCCGCTAGATGATGGCGGACTCATGCTGTATGACGCTACGGTTCGCTTCGATGAAAAAATAACATCCTAA
- a CDS encoding TIGR02680 family protein, which yields MVTFKKETNRWKPHRLILCNYWYYPYKVYQFKNGCILFRGHNGSGKSITMQSLFTFLLDGNKSPSRLDPFGSSARKLYEILLGEESVNRDIQERIGYIAIEYKREKTEEYMTTGFGLHSKRKDNRLKNAWGFVIHDPSRRINKGENPLPVYKREKLDGKWERLPLTREEFVKAVGNSGIVVDESHYAALVNSHLFKFPDVSHLEMFTEVLTQLKSPKLSREAGPNKLKEVLHNSLMPISDKEISPLTVTVESMDKTQATIEKHEQDLAAVRSLATEYAKYKRYVFAEKAKYYLDNKRILESHVKKFMEMENAIHLKSAEKETMEAEKESKSNELEVLNREYDEYRGGEVAKLQGNLDKAERELTQMSKEALAKKERYNTKNDLVTKSIEKIRKLEDAIYTAKREIGAYLVELEDMIEDTGFDDLQHLTHFKKCADDTTYDFSIWEQDSKKYLSALQTTRSKIKEYESHKEKTNALKSEIERLHSLYNEERELLKELADTYDWEREESVKELSVWVESLRTLTASNGAIKETLDLLPEYLISVSDEQLKGPLLIEKDAQVEHAQLESIKLQNLMDSLKLRRGELEATLTDLENNKEIEPYISDAKTEQFKGLTEMGIPFIPFWAAVEFKEGLSEETKANIESVAIELDLLNAVIVPVHAYDKAKTNSVVLSRNNKCDCNLTEYLTPVSSDNVSDTDILAILMGISIDHTSQTFVTATGEFKTGIVEGTSPSFGDAKFIGKTARELLRKKEIVRIQGEIATIEEELEQLHSQKEAWIETKQQIANEFSSFPFFNALKTAKNQYEEKKNFITYIVKSELDNKMEQHKKLAAELEGLLLTVKAMVAFTKLPLTEKAFSEAVEQTSAYLLLLTNIKSDFRSLVDKRHSFRTEQENKEDHENELEEYRGELFTIRNKIDRTSKYIQSLNDQLKLSGAEEVRKHIAKVIAKLQSLPAEISQLATDVGVIRNKIETMVESLPSHTSTIHFYNELCSSWEVIFVQDVRENVSEYELDETLDTKMMAKQIHDKFGALLDKKEKSQVNTELTKNFTASSMSLIEYDAELKAVPYTVNFTNIPKEEQANVELLKSVAQFSKITLQLQIEGELRTLSPSELRTKLEGYVNMQKKTLTDKDRELFEDIMINSIGETIRNKIRSANDWVNRISAFMELAKNSSGLRFQVQWKPITKQEEGELKTEDLVKLLERDPKLLADHDRLSISQHFRSKVNAAKKIMEADGKVQFLEVIKSVLDYRKWYEIIIRYEKPGETMKEMQTKHFNSFSGGEKALAMYTPLLAAVDARLQSAGEDAPRIFALDEAFAGVDDNNIEETFKIIEMFDFDYTLNSQALWGCFSEVKHLSIYDLSRPQNASYVITTQYEWDGIQKNIIADSFDDIMPEDTIEIVNEQAVLF from the coding sequence ATGGTTACATTCAAAAAAGAAACTAACCGATGGAAACCTCACAGGCTTATACTGTGCAACTACTGGTACTATCCGTACAAAGTATATCAATTTAAAAATGGTTGCATTCTTTTTCGAGGACACAATGGTTCCGGAAAATCTATTACAATGCAATCACTCTTCACATTTTTACTCGACGGGAATAAATCCCCATCAAGACTAGACCCTTTTGGTTCCTCGGCGAGGAAACTCTATGAAATCCTGCTAGGCGAAGAATCGGTGAATCGCGATATTCAAGAGCGGATTGGTTATATCGCCATTGAGTACAAAAGAGAGAAGACCGAGGAATATATGACGACCGGTTTTGGTCTTCATTCAAAACGCAAAGACAACCGCCTAAAAAATGCGTGGGGCTTCGTGATTCACGACCCTTCCCGTAGAATTAACAAAGGAGAAAATCCCCTTCCCGTCTACAAACGCGAAAAGTTGGACGGAAAATGGGAACGGCTGCCTCTGACCCGCGAGGAGTTTGTTAAAGCCGTAGGTAACAGCGGCATAGTGGTTGACGAATCTCATTATGCCGCGCTCGTTAACAGCCATTTGTTCAAATTCCCTGATGTTTCGCATCTAGAGATGTTCACGGAGGTTTTGACGCAGCTAAAAAGCCCGAAGTTGTCGCGTGAAGCGGGTCCAAACAAACTCAAAGAAGTTCTACACAACTCACTTATGCCCATTTCGGACAAGGAAATATCTCCGCTTACCGTTACTGTTGAATCCATGGACAAAACTCAAGCAACCATCGAAAAACATGAGCAGGACTTGGCAGCGGTTAGAAGTTTGGCAACTGAATATGCCAAATATAAGCGATACGTATTTGCCGAGAAAGCAAAGTATTATCTCGACAATAAACGCATCCTAGAAAGTCACGTCAAGAAATTTATGGAAATGGAAAATGCGATTCACCTTAAATCGGCTGAGAAAGAAACGATGGAAGCCGAAAAGGAAAGTAAAAGCAATGAACTCGAAGTTTTAAACCGAGAGTATGATGAATATCGGGGCGGTGAGGTAGCTAAACTGCAAGGCAATCTAGATAAAGCTGAACGGGAACTGACGCAGATGTCAAAAGAAGCTCTTGCAAAAAAAGAGCGCTATAACACAAAAAACGACCTGGTTACGAAATCGATTGAAAAAATCAGGAAACTCGAAGATGCAATTTACACTGCAAAAAGAGAAATAGGTGCTTATTTAGTAGAACTCGAAGATATGATCGAAGATACCGGCTTTGATGACCTTCAGCACCTCACTCATTTTAAAAAATGTGCCGATGATACTACCTATGACTTTTCCATTTGGGAACAGGATTCGAAAAAATACCTTTCCGCACTTCAGACAACACGCTCCAAGATTAAAGAATATGAGTCTCATAAAGAAAAAACAAATGCGCTTAAATCCGAAATCGAACGTTTACATAGCCTGTACAATGAAGAACGCGAACTTCTCAAGGAACTTGCTGACACCTATGATTGGGAGAGAGAAGAGAGCGTGAAAGAGTTGTCGGTGTGGGTTGAGTCGCTTCGCACATTGACCGCAAGCAATGGGGCGATAAAAGAAACGCTCGATTTGCTTCCGGAGTACCTGATCTCTGTGTCGGACGAGCAATTGAAAGGTCCGCTTTTGATTGAGAAAGATGCTCAGGTTGAACATGCACAATTGGAGTCGATTAAACTTCAAAACCTGATGGATTCCTTGAAGTTGAGAAGAGGGGAGCTCGAAGCTACTCTTACTGACCTTGAAAATAACAAAGAAATTGAGCCATACATATCTGACGCTAAGACTGAGCAATTCAAAGGGCTAACTGAAATGGGTATTCCTTTTATCCCGTTTTGGGCGGCGGTTGAGTTTAAAGAAGGTTTGAGTGAGGAAACGAAAGCAAATATTGAGTCGGTCGCTATTGAGCTTGATTTGCTTAACGCAGTTATTGTTCCTGTTCATGCTTACGATAAAGCCAAAACAAACAGTGTTGTACTCTCACGCAACAACAAATGTGACTGTAATTTGACCGAATATTTGACCCCTGTTTCAAGTGACAACGTTTCTGATACCGATATACTTGCTATCTTAATGGGCATTTCGATTGACCATACAAGCCAAACTTTCGTCACAGCTACCGGCGAATTTAAAACCGGTATCGTAGAAGGAACATCTCCTTCTTTTGGCGACGCAAAGTTTATTGGTAAAACGGCTCGTGAATTGCTTCGTAAAAAAGAGATTGTCCGTATTCAAGGAGAAATTGCAACTATTGAGGAAGAACTCGAACAGCTTCATTCGCAAAAAGAGGCATGGATTGAAACGAAGCAACAGATTGCAAATGAGTTTTCTTCTTTCCCGTTCTTTAATGCGTTAAAAACAGCAAAGAATCAGTACGAAGAAAAAAAGAATTTTATTACGTATATCGTCAAATCCGAATTGGATAACAAGATGGAGCAACATAAAAAACTAGCCGCTGAACTAGAAGGGCTACTGTTGACTGTTAAAGCTATGGTTGCTTTCACAAAACTGCCACTTACAGAGAAAGCATTCTCGGAAGCCGTTGAACAAACGAGCGCGTATTTACTCCTTTTGACAAATATCAAAAGCGATTTCCGCTCTCTTGTTGATAAACGTCATTCCTTTCGCACGGAACAAGAGAACAAGGAAGATCATGAGAACGAACTCGAGGAATATAGGGGAGAATTGTTTACCATCCGTAACAAGATAGACCGAACATCGAAATATATACAGTCTCTTAATGACCAACTGAAACTAAGCGGTGCCGAAGAAGTACGTAAACACATCGCGAAGGTTATTGCGAAACTTCAATCTTTGCCGGCTGAAATAAGTCAACTCGCAACGGATGTAGGAGTTATTCGAAACAAAATTGAAACCATGGTTGAATCCCTGCCTTCACATACATCGACGATTCATTTTTACAACGAGCTTTGCTCGTCATGGGAAGTGATTTTTGTCCAAGATGTACGAGAAAATGTTTCGGAATATGAGCTTGATGAAACGTTGGATACCAAGATGATGGCGAAGCAAATTCACGACAAGTTTGGCGCTCTGCTCGACAAAAAGGAAAAGTCTCAAGTAAATACTGAATTGACAAAAAATTTTACAGCAAGCAGCATGAGCTTAATTGAATACGATGCGGAATTAAAAGCTGTTCCTTACACGGTTAACTTCACAAACATTCCAAAAGAGGAACAAGCAAACGTAGAACTGCTAAAATCGGTAGCGCAGTTCTCGAAAATTACGCTTCAACTTCAAATTGAAGGTGAACTTCGTACGCTTTCACCATCTGAATTACGCACGAAACTCGAAGGCTACGTTAATATGCAAAAGAAAACACTCACTGATAAAGACCGCGAACTCTTCGAAGATATTATGATTAATTCCATTGGAGAAACGATTCGCAACAAGATTCGTAGTGCTAATGATTGGGTGAATCGCATCAGTGCTTTTATGGAACTTGCGAAAAATTCAAGCGGCTTGAGGTTCCAAGTCCAATGGAAACCGATTACCAAGCAAGAGGAAGGCGAACTAAAAACCGAAGATTTGGTCAAACTGCTCGAACGCGACCCCAAATTACTAGCCGATCATGATCGACTCAGTATATCTCAGCATTTCCGTTCGAAGGTAAATGCGGCGAAGAAAATCATGGAGGCTGACGGTAAAGTGCAGTTCTTGGAGGTAATCAAATCCGTTCTGGACTATCGCAAATGGTATGAAATCATCATAAGGTATGAAAAACCAGGAGAAACCATGAAAGAAATGCAGACAAAGCATTTCAACTCGTTCAGTGGAGGCGAAAAGGCGCTCGCGATGTATACGCCGTTACTTGCTGCTGTCGATGCTAGACTTCAAAGCGCCGGCGAAGATGCCCCGCGTATTTTTGCACTCGACGAAGCTTTCGCAGGCGTTGACGATAACAACATAGAAGAAACCTTTAAGATTATCGAAATGTTTGATTTTGACTATACCTTGAATTCGCAAGCATTGTGGGGATGTTTTTCTGAAGTGAAACATCTTTCTATTTACGACTTGTCCCGTCCGCAAAACGCAAGCTACGTTATCACCACTCAATACGAGTGGGACGGCATTCAAAAAAACATAATCGCTGATAGTTTCGATGACATTATGCCGGAAGATACGATTGAAATAGTAAACGAACAAGCTGTTCTTTTCTAA
- a CDS encoding helix-turn-helix domain-containing protein, whose amino-acid sequence MIDYKSLGEYITFSRTAKGLSKSELARRVGITPQYMRDIEDNRTIPSEEKLELMVNVLDMKEVVAFKLADKLPLRIINKAKMDYFGG is encoded by the coding sequence ATGATTGACTATAAGTCGCTAGGCGAATACATAACATTTAGCCGCACGGCGAAAGGGTTAAGCAAATCAGAATTAGCAAGGCGAGTTGGTATTACACCACAGTACATGAGAGATATTGAAGACAATAGAACAATACCATCTGAGGAAAAATTGGAATTGATGGTTAATGTGCTTGATATGAAAGAAGTGGTTGCCTTTAAATTGGCGGATAAACTGCCATTGAGAATTATTAATAAGGCGAAGATGGATTATTTTGGTGGTTGA
- a CDS encoding TIGR02677 family protein, producing the protein MSTKKTHRYRPIIRYMYEQKRIFNTEVLPIEIFNYLIQYPQFGDYNIEELFADLNALVKSNNLTEIPDNTEVEGIDEFKRNRRLFILTDFTFEIEKMLTSFEKNFHRIGTSLEPTLPEKLYNALHRLRDFSRRKTVDKDDLVYLNEVWEDMFDKFLKLDNNASTYMSHINAEKLEAIMAQPDAFIVFKDEFVAYLTNFIIGLKRNAPYIEQLLRDIEGPGFAVLKKYLIQFQRTIPKTEVIPDSEFEMAYDEIWLGVTHWFISREAKESKVRQLERRTNSSIVRVTKLAQQAAERQFYTRNRKTDYLHLAKIVHQQNNLEEAGKLFSFLFGFDNIKHFKTNGKETDSTKYTIWDCQPEEVDIKYRAKSPTDKQTKRSLKVPTMDEEALQRKRMLEARRDYEEKAIKKLLDCNYLALRELGTVEPFIRSAILTWINKGMLSKTQDSNICEGRTEHGVKFKLAQVSEDIIELHSPDGILKLPDYEFTFSEVK; encoded by the coding sequence TTGTCTACGAAAAAAACGCACCGTTATCGTCCAATCATAAGATATATGTACGAACAAAAACGTATTTTTAATACCGAAGTTTTACCAATCGAAATTTTTAATTATTTGATACAATACCCTCAGTTCGGTGATTACAACATAGAAGAGTTGTTCGCGGATTTAAACGCACTTGTGAAGAGTAACAATTTGACAGAGATTCCGGATAACACTGAAGTCGAAGGCATCGATGAGTTCAAAAGAAATCGAAGATTATTTATCTTGACGGACTTTACTTTTGAAATCGAAAAAATGCTGACGTCATTCGAAAAAAACTTTCATCGCATCGGTACCTCATTGGAGCCGACACTTCCAGAGAAGCTTTACAACGCACTGCATAGACTTCGTGATTTTAGCCGAAGGAAAACCGTGGATAAAGACGATTTAGTTTACCTAAATGAAGTTTGGGAAGATATGTTCGATAAATTTTTAAAATTAGATAACAATGCCTCGACGTATATGTCCCATATCAATGCAGAAAAATTAGAGGCGATTATGGCACAACCGGACGCTTTTATCGTCTTTAAAGACGAATTTGTAGCGTATTTAACCAACTTCATTATTGGACTAAAGAGAAATGCGCCTTACATCGAGCAGCTCCTGCGGGATATTGAAGGTCCGGGATTTGCTGTTTTGAAGAAATATTTGATTCAATTTCAACGCACAATTCCAAAGACCGAGGTTATTCCTGACAGTGAATTCGAAATGGCGTACGACGAAATTTGGCTAGGTGTCACGCACTGGTTCATCTCTAGAGAAGCAAAAGAAAGTAAAGTGCGGCAATTAGAAAGACGAACGAATAGTTCGATTGTGCGTGTTACGAAACTTGCGCAGCAAGCTGCTGAACGGCAATTTTATACGCGCAATCGCAAAACCGACTATTTGCACCTGGCTAAAATAGTGCACCAACAAAACAACCTGGAAGAGGCAGGTAAATTATTTAGTTTTCTTTTCGGGTTTGATAACATCAAACATTTCAAAACAAACGGAAAAGAAACAGACTCTACTAAGTATACGATCTGGGATTGTCAGCCAGAGGAAGTGGATATTAAATACCGTGCAAAGTCGCCTACGGATAAACAAACAAAGCGTAGCCTGAAAGTTCCGACGATGGACGAAGAAGCGTTGCAACGTAAACGAATGCTGGAGGCGCGACGGGATTATGAAGAAAAAGCAATAAAAAAGCTGCTGGATTGTAACTATTTGGCGCTTCGTGAATTAGGTACTGTTGAGCCATTCATTCGTAGCGCTATCTTGACCTGGATTAACAAAGGGATGTTGTCCAAGACGCAAGATTCGAACATTTGCGAAGGAAGAACGGAACATGGCGTTAAGTTTAAGCTCGCGCAAGTGAGTGAAGATATTATCGAATTGCATTCTCCTGATGGGATACTAAAATTGCCCGATTACGAATTTACCTTTAGCGAGGTGAAATAA
- a CDS encoding restriction endonuclease yields the protein MTTGKFTHNAYTYAEGLDIELINGKQLVELWLKHLETKSESVIQFNPVSQI from the coding sequence ATGACAACGGGTAAGTTTACACATAATGCATATACCTATGCTGAAGGATTAGACATTGAACTCATCAATGGTAAGCAGTTGGTGGAACTGTGGCTGAAACATCTGGAAACGAAAAGCGAAAGTGTTATTCAGTTTAATCCTGTTTCACAAATTTGA
- a CDS encoding type II toxin-antitoxin system RelE/ParE family toxin, translated as MIVQWTETAVHRLHQIKSDHYTEQETMEYKINLIRRVEDKVISIGTILPSREYPNTYYCIVDRYVVSYKVLDNGERYVITSFKHGAMKRNLKY; from the coding sequence TTGATTGTTCAATGGACCGAAACGGCAGTGCACAGGCTCCATCAAATCAAGAGCGATCATTACACAGAACAAGAAACGATGGAATACAAGATCAATCTCATTCGACGCGTAGAAGATAAAGTTATCAGTATAGGGACGATCTTGCCATCACGTGAATATCCCAATACCTATTATTGTATCGTAGATCGTTATGTCGTGTCCTATAAAGTGCTGGACAACGGTGAACGATACGTGATTACTTCGTTCAAACACGGAGCAATGAAGCGCAATCTTAAATATTGA
- a CDS encoding GIY-YIG nuclease family protein, translating into MGKKLTIFLIDGLATGPRTIEIGNWSGKAIYSQRSSLSKILDRDEFERPGVYILKSMPNSDNFNERVYIGEAENLKKRLKQHLANSEKDFVELVAFVSKDEMLTKSHIKHLESKLIGLAREAKAAEIDNSVNPELATLPEADRSDMEYYLEQIKLILPVVNFMFLVPAVYKPSSDVRSELQQSESSKMYYLKSKLAEARLIETEEGFVVLENSQCLKQVQNSMPEGYLKLREKLVATNVLADNDNLYVFKENAIFSSISAAAAVILGRSAAGPMEWLDSDGLTYKQNQERKYSS; encoded by the coding sequence ATGGGAAAGAAACTTACAATATTTCTAATCGATGGGTTGGCAACAGGTCCAAGAACGATCGAGATAGGCAATTGGTCTGGGAAAGCAATCTACTCGCAGCGGTCTTCATTATCTAAAATATTAGACCGTGATGAATTCGAGCGCCCTGGTGTTTATATTCTCAAATCCATGCCTAACAGCGATAACTTTAATGAACGTGTCTATATTGGAGAGGCGGAAAATCTCAAGAAGAGATTAAAGCAGCATCTTGCCAATTCTGAGAAAGATTTTGTTGAACTGGTAGCGTTTGTAAGCAAAGATGAAATGTTAACGAAGTCACATATTAAGCATCTTGAATCCAAGCTTATTGGATTAGCTCGGGAAGCTAAAGCTGCTGAAATTGATAATAGTGTGAATCCTGAACTAGCCACGTTGCCGGAGGCTGACCGATCTGATATGGAATATTATTTGGAACAAATCAAATTAATTCTGCCTGTTGTTAATTTTATGTTCCTTGTTCCAGCTGTATATAAACCATCAAGCGATGTTCGAAGCGAGTTACAACAGTCTGAGTCTTCAAAGATGTACTATTTAAAAAGTAAGTTGGCAGAAGCAAGGCTGATTGAAACTGAAGAAGGATTCGTTGTATTAGAGAACTCGCAATGTTTGAAGCAGGTGCAAAATTCAATGCCTGAAGGTTATCTCAAGCTCAGAGAAAAGTTAGTTGCAACGAATGTCTTAGCAGATAATGATAACTTGTATGTATTTAAAGAAAATGCAATCTTCTCAAGTATTAGTGCCGCTGCTGCGGTAATATTAGGACGATCCGCAGCAGGACCGATGGAATGGCTAGATTCCGATGGTTTGACTTACAAACAAAACCAGGAAAGAAAGTACAGTAGCTAA
- a CDS encoding phospholipase D-like domain-containing protein: protein MNGSVDVAALELLSQHGFEIRWLPDLHAKIYFLDEKFAFVGSANLTKSGCQLDREGNVGDMIMVETSKIDRDHINRDT, encoded by the coding sequence GTGAATGGAAGCGTGGATGTAGCAGCGCTTGAACTGCTTAGCCAACATGGATTTGAAATACGATGGTTACCGGATCTTCACGCAAAGATTTATTTTCTAGATGAAAAGTTCGCTTTTGTAGGATCGGCAAATCTTACAAAAAGCGGCTGTCAATTGGATAGAGAGGGAAATGTAGGAGACATGATAATGGTTGAAACAAGCAAGATCGACCGAGATCATATTAACCGCGATACATAG